One Urocitellus parryii isolate mUroPar1 chromosome 8, mUroPar1.hap1, whole genome shotgun sequence DNA window includes the following coding sequences:
- the Defb114 gene encoding beta-defensin 114, with translation MKIVYCLLHFLCYMTFILQATCSLIDAERCTKRYGNCRRNCYKTEKQIDICFSVRNICCLEIFEDD, from the exons ATGAAGATTGTTTACTGCcttcttcattttctgtgttACATGACCTTCATTTTAcaag ccACGTGTTCCTTAATTGATGCTGAGCGCTGTACCAAACGTTATGGTAACTGTAGAAGAAACTgttataaaacagaaaagcaaattgaTATATGTTTCTCAGTACGTAATATTTGCTGCCTTGAGATCTTTGAGGACGATTGA